A region of Thermoanaerobaculia bacterium DNA encodes the following proteins:
- a CDS encoding DUF302 domain-containing protein: METVGWDVSLSETVDAGIERATAALKEEGFGILTRVDVHKAFSEKLGKDFRPYVILGACNPSLAYRALEKRPEAGLLLPCNVVVEEAGPGRCVVRVVNPAEMMKPGGLDQDPDLAAVGKEADAKLRRVVEKLRTA, translated from the coding sequence ATGGAAACCGTCGGTTGGGACGTCAGTCTCTCGGAAACGGTCGACGCGGGTATCGAACGGGCGACCGCCGCGCTCAAGGAGGAAGGGTTCGGCATCCTCACGCGCGTCGACGTGCACAAGGCGTTCTCGGAGAAACTCGGCAAGGACTTCCGACCTTACGTGATTCTCGGTGCGTGCAACCCGTCGCTCGCCTATCGCGCCCTGGAAAAACGCCCGGAAGCGGGGCTGCTCCTTCCGTGCAACGTCGTCGTCGAGGAAGCCGGACCCGGGCGCTGCGTGGTTCGCGTCGTCAATCCCGCGGAGATGATGAAGCCGGGAGGCCTCGATCAGGATCCGGATCTCGCCGCGGTCGGAAAGGAAGCGGACGCGAAGTTGAGGCGGGTCGTCGAGAAGCTCCGGACGGCGTAG